The window TACTTTCGGGGTATTCTTCACGAGATACCAAAGCTGCTCAGACATCTCTGCCTTGATCAGGACGTACCCAGGAAAGAATTTTCTCGAGGAGACCGTCCGTTTCCCCTTCTTGAGCTCGACGACGTCTTCCGTGGGAATCATGACCTTAGAGATCTTATCAGATAACCCCAAGGCCGCGGCCCGCTGCTCAATGCTCTCCTTTACCTTGTTCTCAAAACCCGAATATGTATGAATGACATACCAACTTTGCGTCATGGTTTGACCCGCTGGCATCGGCTGACCCGGCTACCTGACTACCAAGGTTAGCAGCTTCTGCAATGTGATATCTACCGCCCCGAGAAAAAAAGAGAGGATAAAAACCGATATGATGACGACGATTGTCGATCCCACAACGTCTTTCCTCAAGGGCCAATTAACCTTCTTCAGCTCAGTCCTGACCTCTCTTAAAAATTGAATCAGTTGCTCCCACCGTTGCATCATCGCCGTCTTTCTGCTCCTCCGACTCGTCGCCTTCGGTAGATCTTTATTACGCTCACTATACTGATCCGGAGATCCGCTATCCACATCTCGGTTCTTCGGAAGATCCATTTACTCATACTGATGCCGACCTGTTGCCGACACCTCCCCCTTTTGCAATGACGCCACGATGCGTCCGCC of the Candidatus Methylomirabilis lanthanidiphila genome contains:
- a CDS encoding preprotein translocase subunit SecE, with translation MMQRWEQLIQFLREVRTELKKVNWPLRKDVVGSTIVVIISVFILSFFLGAVDITLQKLLTLVVR